From the Polynucleobacter sp. MWH-UH35A genome, one window contains:
- a CDS encoding lysophospholipid acyltransferase family protein translates to MRKLLLKLCLNLIAVLPLAPVQTIGAFLGMLAYIGSKQYRSLFRPQYEAVVHARGLPFKLWEAIRASGMLFSDSLWIWRNPAKALNLVEVQNWDVVETAIGEGHGLVMLTPHLGGFEIIPRVLAQHFPATILYRPSRQEWLNEVVEEGRAYPNMHFVPTNLNGVRQMTRALSKGEAIGILPDQVPSGGEGVWVPFFGRPAYTTPLPARLANRNNTPVIMFTAKRKGLGQGWLMQATRLASLSEDADTAAAELNIAIENAVLVAPEQFIWSYNRYKHPAGAELPPSN, encoded by the coding sequence GTGCGAAAACTTCTTCTCAAGCTCTGCCTGAATCTGATTGCTGTGCTTCCCCTTGCGCCAGTACAGACAATTGGGGCCTTTTTAGGCATGCTGGCATACATTGGCTCAAAACAATATCGCTCACTTTTTCGCCCTCAATACGAAGCTGTAGTTCATGCTCGGGGTTTGCCATTCAAGCTGTGGGAAGCTATCAGAGCCTCTGGAATGCTTTTTTCAGATAGCCTGTGGATTTGGCGCAACCCCGCAAAGGCGCTTAACTTGGTTGAGGTACAAAACTGGGATGTCGTTGAAACGGCAATCGGCGAAGGACATGGCTTGGTAATGCTTACTCCCCATCTCGGTGGCTTTGAAATTATTCCGCGCGTACTAGCTCAACATTTTCCCGCAACCATTCTTTATAGGCCCTCACGCCAAGAATGGCTCAATGAGGTAGTAGAAGAAGGTCGCGCCTATCCGAATATGCATTTCGTACCGACCAATCTGAATGGTGTGCGTCAAATGACTAGAGCACTTAGCAAAGGCGAGGCAATCGGCATTCTTCCAGATCAGGTACCCAGCGGCGGTGAGGGCGTATGGGTGCCATTCTTTGGTCGTCCCGCTTACACAACGCCATTACCAGCTCGTCTTGCCAATCGCAACAACACGCCAGTAATCATGTTTACTGCCAAGCGTAAAGGGCTTGGTCAAGGCTGGTTAATGCAGGCAACTCGTCTTGCGTCGCTTTCAGAAGATGCTGACACTGCTGCTGCAGAATTAAATATTGCAATTGAAAACGCGGTGCTCGTCGCACCAGAACAATTCATTTGGTCTTATAACCGCTACAAGCATCCAGCCGGTGCAGAATTGCCTCCGAGCAATTAA
- the pyrE gene encoding orotate phosphoribosyltransferase translates to MSSNNSNQDNFIRFALEAKVLSFGEFKTKAGRLSPYFFNAGEFNDGARLSALGRYYAKALQESNLQFDMLYGPAYKGITLAAATAIALADSGINVPYVYNRKEAKDHGEGGVLVGAPVKGRVVIIDDVISAGTSVRESVDLIRKAGAEPAAVLIALDRMERSGNAVDIGDKSAVQAVEQEFGLPVISIANLAGLMSFLTASSDTQLTNYLPAVKAYREKYGI, encoded by the coding sequence ATGAGCTCAAATAATTCAAATCAAGATAACTTTATTCGTTTTGCCTTGGAGGCAAAGGTTTTGTCCTTCGGGGAGTTTAAAACTAAAGCGGGAAGACTCTCTCCTTATTTCTTTAATGCCGGTGAATTTAATGATGGTGCTCGCTTGAGTGCCTTGGGCCGTTATTACGCCAAAGCCCTGCAAGAATCCAATCTTCAATTCGATATGCTTTATGGGCCTGCTTACAAAGGAATCACACTTGCGGCGGCAACTGCCATTGCCTTGGCTGACAGCGGTATCAATGTGCCCTATGTGTACAACCGCAAAGAGGCAAAAGATCATGGTGAGGGCGGAGTTCTGGTTGGCGCTCCTGTTAAGGGGCGAGTCGTGATTATTGACGATGTGATTTCAGCTGGAACCTCTGTAAGAGAGTCTGTAGATCTCATTCGTAAAGCAGGGGCAGAGCCTGCTGCAGTATTGATTGCTTTAGATCGTATGGAGCGCTCTGGCAATGCGGTAGATATTGGCGATAAGTCTGCTGTGCAAGCAGTAGAGCAAGAGTTTGGATTGCCCGTGATTTCGATTGCTAACCTGGCTGGCTTGATGTCATTCTTGACCGCATCAAGTGACACTCAATTAACCAATTATTTACCCGCAGTAAAAGCTTATCGCGAGAAGTACGGCATCTAA
- a CDS encoding GTP-binding protein, which yields MALIPVTILTGFLGSGKTTLLKHILTEEHGKKIAVIENEFGEENIDNDILVQDNQENIVQMSNGCICCTIRGDLVEALNALWEQRKDKKISFDRVVIETTGVANPGPVAQTFFMDDDVADHYVLDAVVTLVDAKHGQQQLNEHEEAQRQVGFADQIFITKTDLVGSAEVDALRNRLMHMNPRAPIAGISKGVVSLNAVLDLKGFNLNAKLDIDPHFLEQDDHDHANCGHDHSHDHDHSTCGHDHSHDHHHGHAGHTDRIQSFVFRSDKPFDHKKLEDFLGGILEVFGEKMLRYKGVLYVKGSPRKVVFQGVHQMMGSDLAGPWGAEPKQTRMVFIGIDLPKDTLLAGLEGCLA from the coding sequence ATGGCATTAATTCCGGTAACGATTTTGACAGGCTTCTTGGGAAGCGGAAAAACTACTTTGCTTAAACACATTCTCACTGAGGAGCATGGTAAAAAAATTGCGGTGATCGAGAATGAATTCGGCGAAGAAAACATTGATAACGATATCTTGGTGCAAGACAACCAAGAGAACATTGTGCAAATGAGTAATGGCTGCATTTGCTGCACCATTCGCGGCGATCTTGTTGAAGCGCTCAATGCATTATGGGAACAGCGCAAAGATAAAAAGATTAGTTTTGATCGTGTGGTAATTGAAACCACGGGCGTAGCTAATCCTGGCCCTGTAGCCCAGACATTCTTTATGGATGATGATGTTGCAGACCATTATGTTTTGGATGCCGTGGTTACTCTAGTAGATGCCAAACATGGTCAGCAGCAACTCAACGAGCACGAAGAAGCGCAGCGTCAGGTTGGCTTTGCAGATCAAATCTTTATTACCAAAACAGATTTGGTCGGCTCTGCTGAGGTGGATGCCTTGCGCAATCGCTTAATGCATATGAACCCAAGGGCGCCTATTGCTGGCATTTCTAAAGGCGTGGTGTCTTTAAATGCAGTCTTGGATCTGAAGGGCTTCAATCTCAATGCCAAGTTGGATATTGATCCGCACTTCTTGGAGCAGGATGACCACGATCATGCCAATTGCGGTCATGACCACAGCCATGATCATGATCACAGCACGTGTGGCCACGATCATAGTCATGATCACCACCATGGTCACGCAGGCCATACAGATCGTATCCAATCCTTCGTTTTTCGTAGTGATAAACCCTTTGATCACAAAAAGTTGGAGGACTTCCTTGGGGGCATTTTGGAGGTCTTTGGCGAGAAGATGCTGCGCTATAAAGGCGTCCTCTATGTTAAGGGAAGCCCTCGTAAAGTGGTGTTTCAGGGCGTTCATCAGATGATGGGCAGCGATTTAGCTGGTCCATGGGGTGCAGAACCCAAGCAAACCCGCATGGTCTTTATAGGCATCGATTTACCTAAGGACACCCTATTGGCTGGGCTTGAGGGATGTTTGGCTTAG
- the argB gene encoding acetylglutamate kinase, translating to MTKHLPTLSDISPLLKAEILAEALPYIRAYHGKTIVIKYGGNAMVEERLKESFARDVILLKLVGMNPVVVHGGGPQIDEALKKIGKTGTFIQGMRVTDEETMEVVEWVLGGEVQQDIVMLINHFGGQAVGLTGKDGGLIHAKKMMIPSDSEPGKKVDIGFVGEIEAINPAVVKALQDDAFIPVISPIGFSAEGQAYNINADLVAGKMAEILHAEKLVMMTNIPGVMDKDGKLLTDLTAREIDALFADGTISGGMLPKISSALDAAKSGVNSVHIIDGRIEHSLLLEILTEQAFGTMIRSR from the coding sequence ATGACTAAGCATTTGCCAACTCTAAGTGATATCTCACCTTTATTAAAGGCAGAGATTCTTGCCGAAGCGCTACCTTATATTCGCGCTTATCACGGCAAGACTATTGTGATTAAGTATGGTGGAAACGCCATGGTCGAAGAGCGCCTCAAAGAAAGTTTTGCGCGCGACGTGATTTTGTTGAAATTGGTCGGTATGAATCCAGTGGTGGTTCATGGTGGTGGACCACAAATCGATGAAGCCCTCAAGAAAATTGGCAAGACCGGAACCTTTATTCAGGGTATGCGCGTAACCGACGAAGAAACCATGGAAGTTGTGGAGTGGGTTCTCGGTGGCGAAGTACAGCAAGATATTGTGATGTTGATTAACCACTTTGGTGGCCAGGCGGTTGGCTTAACCGGTAAAGATGGCGGCTTGATCCACGCTAAGAAAATGATGATTCCTAGCGACTCAGAGCCAGGAAAAAAAGTAGACATCGGTTTTGTTGGTGAAATTGAAGCTATTAACCCTGCGGTCGTTAAAGCCTTGCAAGATGATGCGTTTATTCCGGTGATCTCTCCAATCGGCTTTAGCGCTGAGGGTCAGGCATACAACATTAATGCAGACTTAGTCGCCGGCAAGATGGCCGAAATTCTCCACGCAGAGAAATTGGTCATGATGACCAATATTCCTGGTGTGATGGATAAGGACGGCAAGCTGTTGACAGACTTAACTGCGCGAGAAATTGATGCACTTTTTGCGGATGGCACTATTTCTGGCGGTATGTTGCCTAAGATTTCTTCTGCACTAGATGCTGCTAAGAGCGGCGTGAATTCAGTGCACATCATCGATGGCCGTATTGAACATTCTTTATTGTTAGAAATTCTGACCGAGCAAGCGTTCGGGACGATGATCCGTTCTAGATAA
- a CDS encoding lipid A biosynthesis acyltransferase, giving the protein MTWLQNLFNFLALSLLRLFAFLPYTITVYVGYGLGWLAAHIPNGRTHVVKTNLRLCFPNLSKKEIDDLAIEHWKLFGRSVLERSRIWLGSGKQITDIVTIKSAITLGDRKPRLLINPHFVGLEGGFMALSVLANQHDWPRGAGLYQNMKNPFFNQKMIEWRNRFGGKSIERQSRLRDLIREIQTGNFIFIAPDIDLGPRDSVFVPFFGIQTNTITSVSRLARLSGAEVCLMTTTLNKDRKGYTCNISEPLPNFPSDDVEKDTARLNQYIEELVRERPAEYYWVHKRFKHRPAGEPSLYD; this is encoded by the coding sequence ATGACCTGGTTACAAAACCTCTTCAATTTCTTAGCGCTGAGTCTTCTGCGGCTCTTTGCCTTTTTACCATACACCATTACGGTCTATGTAGGTTATGGCCTAGGCTGGCTTGCAGCCCATATTCCAAATGGTCGCACCCATGTAGTAAAAACCAATTTACGCCTGTGCTTTCCCAATCTCTCCAAAAAAGAAATTGACGATCTGGCAATTGAACATTGGAAATTATTTGGTCGTAGCGTACTAGAGAGAAGTCGAATCTGGTTAGGCAGCGGCAAACAAATTACAGACATTGTCACCATCAAATCCGCTATCACCCTCGGAGATCGCAAGCCCCGCCTTCTGATTAATCCTCACTTTGTTGGGCTTGAGGGTGGCTTCATGGCGCTGTCAGTTTTGGCCAATCAACATGACTGGCCACGTGGTGCTGGTCTATATCAAAATATGAAGAATCCTTTCTTCAATCAAAAGATGATTGAGTGGCGCAATCGTTTTGGTGGAAAATCCATTGAAAGGCAAAGTCGCTTGCGAGATCTCATTCGCGAAATTCAAACAGGTAACTTTATTTTTATTGCGCCCGATATTGACTTAGGACCCCGTGATTCAGTTTTTGTGCCCTTCTTTGGCATCCAAACCAACACCATTACTTCCGTATCCCGCCTAGCAAGGCTCAGTGGCGCAGAGGTATGTCTTATGACCACCACCTTGAATAAAGACCGCAAGGGATACACCTGCAATATCAGCGAGCCATTGCCAAACTTTCCTAGCGATGATGTTGAAAAGGATACTGCTCGCTTAAATCAATATATCGAAGAGCTTGTTCGCGAAAGACCAGCAGAGTACTATTGGGTACATAAACGCTTTAAACACAGACCCGCAGGCGAACCCAGCCTTTACGATTAA
- the dapF gene encoding diaminopimelate epimerase yields the protein MHGAGNDFIVLNGIEQDLSGITREQWQALAHRQFGIGADQILLVEKATRPDADFRYRIFNADGGEVEQCGNGSRCFVRFVLDQGLSSKNPLRVEVAHTVLTLKSHPDGQVEVDMGAPIFEHSHIPFNANGLASVQEFQETLYALPLNHPATHDTLVGVLSMGNPHAVQVVGDVDSAPVLEEGPEIEQFAAFPNKVNAGYLQVINRNEIKLRVFERGAGETLACGTGACAAVVSGIRRGLLDSPVKVHTRGGDLQITWAGTVDGVAQPVIMTGPAVTVFEGETEI from the coding sequence ATGCATGGTGCTGGGAATGATTTCATTGTGCTCAACGGAATTGAGCAAGATCTCAGCGGTATTACACGCGAGCAATGGCAAGCCTTAGCTCATCGTCAATTTGGTATTGGTGCAGATCAAATTCTGCTAGTTGAAAAGGCAACGCGCCCAGATGCTGACTTTCGATATCGCATTTTTAATGCTGACGGTGGCGAAGTGGAGCAATGCGGCAATGGCTCTCGTTGCTTTGTACGTTTTGTATTGGATCAAGGTCTTTCCAGCAAGAACCCTTTACGCGTAGAAGTGGCGCACACTGTTCTCACCCTCAAGTCCCACCCAGATGGGCAAGTAGAGGTGGACATGGGTGCGCCTATTTTTGAACACAGCCACATTCCCTTTAACGCAAATGGGCTGGCAAGTGTTCAAGAGTTTCAAGAAACACTGTATGCACTACCCTTAAATCACCCTGCTACACACGATACTTTGGTTGGCGTTCTATCGATGGGCAATCCACATGCAGTGCAAGTGGTTGGTGATGTTGATAGTGCGCCTGTTTTAGAAGAGGGGCCTGAAATTGAACAGTTTGCGGCTTTCCCAAATAAAGTAAATGCGGGTTACCTGCAAGTCATCAACCGCAATGAAATTAAATTACGCGTGTTTGAGCGTGGCGCAGGGGAAACCTTAGCCTGCGGCACCGGTGCTTGTGCAGCCGTTGTTTCTGGCATCCGCAGGGGTCTATTAGATTCGCCAGTAAAAGTACATACTCGTGGTGGAGACCTACAAATTACCTGGGCTGGAACCGTTGATGGCGTTGCTCAACCCGTCATCATGACTGGTCCAGCAGTGACTGTTTTTGAAGGTGAAACCGAAATCTAA
- the slmA gene encoding nucleoid occlusion factor SlmA gives MREPTEPADINDSNADAGKARKRPRPGERRLQILQVLAEMLQNPKGERVTTAALAAKIEVSEAALYRHFASKAQMFEGLISFIEQTVFGLINQINQKEESGLAQARGILQMLLFFAEKNPGMTRVLLGDALLQEDDRLQERITQVLDRVEASLKQALRIAQTQGGNWANLGQEEVSIRAAMLMSFVLGRWHRFARSGFKKLPTEASDVSLRLLLSE, from the coding sequence ATGCGCGAACCTACAGAGCCAGCAGATATTAACGACAGCAATGCTGACGCTGGTAAAGCTCGCAAGCGTCCTCGTCCTGGCGAGCGTCGCTTGCAGATTCTGCAAGTGCTTGCGGAGATGTTGCAAAACCCCAAGGGTGAACGCGTTACCACTGCGGCTTTAGCAGCTAAGATCGAGGTCTCAGAAGCAGCCCTGTACCGTCATTTTGCAAGTAAAGCGCAGATGTTTGAAGGCCTCATTTCTTTTATTGAGCAAACGGTTTTTGGATTGATTAATCAAATCAATCAAAAAGAAGAGTCTGGCCTCGCTCAGGCGCGCGGCATTTTGCAAATGCTTTTATTCTTTGCTGAAAAAAATCCTGGTATGACCCGTGTTTTATTGGGCGATGCTTTGTTACAAGAAGATGATCGTTTACAAGAGCGCATTACTCAGGTGCTAGATCGTGTCGAGGCATCTCTTAAGCAGGCTCTGCGTATTGCTCAAACTCAAGGTGGTAACTGGGCAAATCTGGGTCAAGAAGAAGTCAGCATCCGAGCTGCCATGTTGATGAGTTTTGTTTTGGGCCGTTGGCATCGCTTTGCCCGTAGCGGATTTAAGAAGTTGCCGACAGAAGCCTCCGATGTTAGTTTGCGTCTTCTCTTGTCAGAATGA
- the metW gene encoding methionine biosynthesis protein MetW, with product MTNFNKRADFAAIANWIAPNTQVLDLGCGDGSFLEFLQKQKPVHTYGVEIDDARVLSCVQKGLNVIQQDLEGGLALFEDNSFDTVVLSQTLQTIHQTEKILREVVRVGKESVISFPNFGHWSHRLAVGLGRMPVSKSLPYQWYNTPNVRVLTVADFEKLASSLGLKVLDQCILHEGRRVTLLPNLFGSLALFRIRRA from the coding sequence ATGACTAATTTTAATAAGCGCGCTGATTTTGCCGCTATAGCCAATTGGATTGCACCTAATACCCAAGTGTTAGATCTTGGCTGTGGTGATGGTAGCTTCCTAGAATTTTTGCAAAAGCAAAAACCAGTTCATACCTATGGTGTTGAGATTGATGATGCACGCGTACTGTCTTGTGTGCAAAAAGGTTTAAATGTCATTCAGCAAGATTTAGAAGGAGGATTGGCTCTTTTTGAAGACAACAGTTTTGATACGGTTGTGCTATCGCAAACATTGCAAACCATTCATCAGACTGAGAAAATTTTGCGTGAAGTAGTGCGCGTAGGCAAAGAGTCTGTTATCTCTTTCCCAAATTTTGGCCACTGGTCGCATCGCCTTGCTGTTGGTTTGGGTCGCATGCCAGTTTCTAAAAGCCTGCCTTATCAGTGGTACAACACTCCAAACGTCCGTGTTCTAACGGTTGCTGACTTCGAAAAGTTGGCTTCAAGCTTGGGCCTCAAGGTGCTCGATCAATGTATCTTGCATGAAGGTCGCCGGGTTACCTTATTGCCAAATCTTTTTGGCAGTCTTGCCTTATTCCGTATCCGTCGCGCCTAG
- a CDS encoding homoserine O-acetyltransferase: MSELHLSRNTIHFAEPLPLQSGAMLSGYDLVIETYGKLNADKSNAVLVCHALNASHHVAGPSPEDPEDIGWWDNMIGPGKPVDTNHFFVIGVNNLGSCFGSTGPMSINPETGKPYGADFPVVTVEDWVNTQARLADKLGIRKFAAVMGGSLGGMQALAWAIQFPKRIDHCVVIASTPKLSAQNIAFNEVARNAILSDPDFHGGNYYEHGVVPKRGLRLARMVGHITYLSDDDMAEKFGRELQRPNGESNDYRFSFDVEFEVESYLRHQGDKFSTYFDANTYLLITRALDYFDPARRCDGSLNRALAEVQAKFLVVSFSTDWRFPPNRSREIVQSLLSNKSEVTYAEIDAPHGHDAFLLDDARYHNLVRAYFMQMREAKHD; this comes from the coding sequence ATGAGCGAGCTACACCTTTCTAGAAACACCATTCATTTTGCCGAGCCCCTGCCTTTGCAGAGTGGCGCCATGTTGTCTGGTTATGACTTAGTCATTGAAACCTACGGCAAACTCAACGCTGATAAAAGTAATGCCGTATTGGTTTGTCATGCGCTGAATGCCTCTCATCATGTAGCGGGCCCAAGCCCTGAAGATCCAGAAGATATTGGTTGGTGGGACAACATGATTGGCCCAGGTAAGCCAGTAGACACTAATCACTTCTTTGTAATTGGCGTAAATAATTTGGGTTCCTGCTTTGGTTCGACTGGGCCCATGAGCATTAACCCGGAAACTGGCAAGCCTTATGGCGCAGACTTTCCTGTCGTTACTGTTGAGGATTGGGTAAATACGCAGGCTCGCTTGGCCGATAAGCTGGGTATACGGAAGTTCGCTGCGGTGATGGGCGGTAGTTTAGGTGGTATGCAGGCTTTGGCTTGGGCTATCCAATTTCCGAAGCGCATAGACCATTGCGTAGTGATTGCATCTACACCAAAGCTTAGCGCGCAAAATATTGCATTTAATGAAGTGGCGCGCAATGCTATTTTGTCGGACCCAGATTTTCATGGTGGCAACTATTATGAGCACGGCGTAGTGCCCAAGCGTGGTTTGCGGTTGGCCCGTATGGTTGGCCACATCACGTATTTATCTGACGACGATATGGCAGAAAAATTTGGGCGTGAGTTGCAGCGCCCCAATGGTGAGTCCAACGACTATCGCTTCAGCTTTGATGTTGAGTTTGAGGTTGAGAGCTATTTGCGTCATCAGGGCGATAAGTTTTCAACTTATTTTGATGCCAATACCTATTTGCTTATTACACGAGCCTTGGATTATTTTGATCCTGCTCGTCGCTGCGATGGCAGTTTAAATCGCGCCCTTGCAGAGGTTCAAGCCAAGTTTTTAGTAGTGAGCTTTTCAACGGATTGGCGTTTTCCACCCAATCGCAGTCGCGAAATTGTTCAGTCTTTGTTGAGTAATAAGAGTGAAGTTACTTATGCGGAGATTGATGCGCCACACGGTCACGATGCATTCTTGCTGGACGATGCGCGTTATCACAATTTGGTTAGGGCCTACTTTATGCAAATGCGTGAGGCCAAGCATGACTAA
- a CDS encoding exodeoxyribonuclease III — protein sequence MLRIISANLNGIRSAVKKGFLPWAVKQKADFICMQELKAQRDDLEDAILNPDGMHGFFHHAEKKGYSGCGIYTPHKPDEVLYGYGNDEFDAEGRYVEARFKGLSVISVYMPSGSSSDERQEAKYRYLDSFLPHLISLKKSGREIVLCGDVNIAHQEIDLKNWKGNLKNSGFLPEERAWLSNLFNKVGYVDVYRQLEPEATETCYTWWSNRGQAYAKNVGWRIDYHITTPGIAATAKKTTVYKDEKFSDHAPLTVDYDWKL from the coding sequence ATGTTACGCATCATTTCCGCTAACCTCAACGGTATACGTTCTGCAGTCAAAAAAGGCTTTTTGCCATGGGCTGTAAAGCAAAAAGCTGACTTCATATGTATGCAAGAGCTCAAGGCTCAGCGCGATGACCTAGAAGATGCCATCCTTAATCCAGACGGTATGCATGGCTTTTTCCATCACGCCGAAAAGAAGGGCTATAGTGGCTGCGGCATCTATACCCCCCATAAACCCGATGAGGTCTTGTACGGCTATGGCAACGACGAGTTCGATGCTGAGGGGCGCTACGTTGAGGCCCGCTTTAAAGGCTTATCAGTCATTTCCGTTTACATGCCATCAGGCTCTAGCTCTGATGAGCGCCAAGAGGCCAAATACCGCTACCTAGACAGCTTTCTACCCCATCTTATTTCCCTTAAAAAATCAGGTCGGGAAATCGTCCTGTGCGGAGACGTCAATATTGCCCACCAAGAAATTGATCTGAAAAACTGGAAGGGCAATCTTAAAAATTCTGGTTTCTTGCCTGAAGAGCGCGCATGGCTAAGCAATCTTTTTAACAAAGTAGGCTATGTGGATGTGTATCGACAACTTGAACCAGAAGCAACCGAAACTTGCTACACCTGGTGGAGTAATCGAGGCCAAGCCTATGCAAAGAATGTTGGGTGGCGCATTGACTATCACATCACCACCCCTGGCATTGCCGCCACCGCTAAGAAGACGACTGTCTATAAAGATGAAAAATTTTCAGATCATGCGCCACTCACCGTGGACTATGACTGGAAGCTTTAA
- a CDS encoding MFS transporter yields the protein MLTAVQSWIKDFRVYLEWPCLRMLFLGFSAGLPLLLILGTLSFWLREAGIDRSTIGYLTWVGLIYAFKWMWAPLVDRVQIPLLTKLFGRRRSWLLFAQALIILGLVGMSTLDPKLALNSIVWCALLVAFGSATQDIALDAFRIESATSDHQAALAATYQTGYRLALIWAGAGVLWLAARAETGSGYDAGAWQFAYLCMAASIGVGVMTTLLSKEPVKYELAKVRTAKAWLYQTLVEPFAEFITRYRWHAVLILSLIAVYRISDVVMGIMANPFYVDMGYTKDEVAAVSKVFGVVMTLVGAFVGGVLTLRFGVLRILFVGAVLSAVSNLLFAWLATQGHDLHGLIWVISADNLSSGIASAAFIAFLSSLTNIRYSATQYALFSSMMLLLPKWLAGFSGVFVDHFGYQAFFYGTAIIGAPVLILIWVTMHFKIVQIQKEE from the coding sequence GTGTTAACTGCAGTCCAATCTTGGATAAAAGACTTTCGGGTTTATCTCGAGTGGCCTTGTTTGCGCATGTTGTTCTTGGGTTTCTCTGCAGGACTGCCTTTGTTGCTTATCTTGGGCACGCTCAGTTTTTGGTTGCGTGAAGCTGGAATAGACCGCAGTACGATTGGTTACTTAACCTGGGTCGGATTAATTTATGCTTTTAAGTGGATGTGGGCGCCGCTGGTAGATCGTGTGCAAATCCCGCTACTAACAAAATTATTTGGCCGCCGCCGTAGTTGGTTGCTCTTTGCCCAAGCACTCATTATTTTGGGTCTAGTCGGCATGTCGACATTGGATCCTAAGCTTGCACTCAATTCGATTGTTTGGTGTGCGCTTTTGGTAGCTTTTGGATCAGCCACTCAAGACATTGCTTTGGATGCATTTCGAATTGAGTCAGCCACTAGCGATCATCAAGCAGCGTTAGCAGCAACCTATCAAACTGGTTATCGACTCGCTCTCATTTGGGCTGGTGCTGGGGTTCTATGGCTTGCTGCTCGTGCTGAAACGGGTAGTGGTTACGATGCCGGCGCATGGCAATTTGCCTATCTTTGTATGGCAGCTTCTATTGGCGTTGGTGTAATGACAACCCTATTAAGCAAAGAGCCCGTGAAGTATGAGTTAGCAAAGGTGCGGACTGCCAAAGCATGGCTCTATCAAACCTTGGTTGAGCCTTTTGCAGAATTTATTACGCGCTATCGTTGGCATGCAGTTCTGATTTTGTCTTTGATAGCCGTCTACCGCATTAGCGATGTGGTGATGGGCATTATGGCCAACCCATTTTATGTAGACATGGGCTACACCAAGGATGAGGTTGCTGCTGTAAGTAAAGTGTTTGGTGTAGTGATGACTTTGGTCGGCGCTTTTGTTGGTGGTGTACTCACACTCCGCTTTGGCGTTCTCCGAATTCTTTTTGTGGGCGCAGTTCTCTCGGCTGTCAGTAACTTATTGTTTGCGTGGCTAGCAACCCAAGGCCATGATTTACATGGTTTGATTTGGGTGATTTCTGCTGATAACTTAAGTTCGGGTATTGCTAGCGCCGCCTTCATTGCTTTCTTGTCATCGCTGACCAACATTCGCTACTCAGCCACTCAGTACGCTTTGTTTAGTTCGATGATGCTGCTCTTGCCCAAATGGTTGGCAGGGTTCTCGGGCGTGTTTGTCGATCACTTTGGGTATCAAGCATTCTTTTATGGCACTGCCATCATTGGCGCCCCAGTCTTAATCTTGATTTGGGTAACAATGCATTTCAAGATTGTGCAGATCCAAAAAGAAGAGTAG
- the dksA gene encoding RNA polymerase-binding protein DksA → MSDKDYMNAAQLDFFRQKLLTLKDDILKNASETTEHLRENILVPDPADRATIEEEHALELRTRDRERKLLKKVEQALARIESGDYGWCEETGEPIGLNRLIARPTANLSLEAQERRELRQKLFGE, encoded by the coding sequence ATGTCCGACAAGGACTACATGAATGCTGCGCAGTTGGATTTTTTCCGTCAAAAACTGCTTACTCTTAAAGATGACATTTTGAAGAATGCATCCGAGACAACGGAGCATCTGCGTGAAAACATTTTGGTTCCCGATCCTGCTGATCGTGCAACCATCGAAGAAGAGCATGCATTGGAATTACGCACACGCGACCGCGAGCGTAAGCTGCTCAAAAAAGTAGAGCAAGCATTAGCGCGTATTGAGTCTGGTGACTATGGTTGGTGCGAAGAAACAGGCGAGCCAATCGGCCTGAACCGTTTAATTGCAAGGCCTACAGCCAATTTATCTCTTGAAGCTCAAGAGCGTCGCGAACTCCGCCAAAAATTATTTGGCGAATAA